TAAGTTctgactatttttttttctccttaaTATTATTACTGATGTACGTTAAGTTTCAATCACCAATCAACCACCTATACAGCTATGCCCAATGAAATTATCATAGTATTGTTAGTTTGGCTTtgatttttattcttttatatgTTTTGGTCGTTTAGCGAAGCACCAAAAGTCTATTGTCTTCTAACCGTGAGTGagagacaaaataaataaatacatgtcatgtcatgggggttcggctatatttttatgttggttgccgAAGACTTAAGACAACCCTTCTCTTTTATCCGGGCTTGGGACCGGCTATGTACCGCAAGTATAACATAGGCggagttaaaataaataaatacataaataaaattatttcattAACATGAAGTACGCCTCAATATGCAACTTATGAAGTTAATTTGGCTTCTTGGTTTCTTGGACTCTTGTAAATAAGGACCAAGTTCTTCAATGGAGAATGACTAGCATGATGCAAGTTGTTGCTTACTTCTGCTAGCTAGTGAGGATGTGCTATCCAACCGCATGAGTGCTCAGAGGATTTTCACactctaattaattattttttacgtATTGTTGGCTAAAAAATGTCTGTTCTAGTTGAACTGAGGTAGTTTGACTTTTCCCttcatttatcttttaaaatcatgtgatattataattttaagggAGTCACTCAGGTAAAGATAtctaaaacgtctttttttaaaagatatttttcagtaattaaaatttaatatatataatcaattaaattatgttatttttgtcaaaattagactagacaaattaatttaaccgaaaaaatagtgaatcaaatcttgaattggtctaaattaatattatattttttataaaaaaatgactacaataccttattatatatatatatatatatatatatatatatatatatatatatatatatttaaattcttAAAATCTTAACCCcatgatagaaaaataaaagactaaaatttaagattttcagaattaatatatataatagaagtattttagtcattttttataatagggtattgtagtcattttttataaaaaataatattaatttagaccagtTCAAGATTTGATTTCCCATTTTTCAGTCAAATCAATTTGTCTAgtttaattttgacaaaaataacatgatttaatcgattatatatattaaattttaattattaaaaaacatcTTTATAAAAAAACGTTTTCAACGTCTTTATCTGAGTGACTCCCTAATTTTAAATAACCAATATTTTAGGCATATGATTGTAAATTAAAGTGGACCAACTTCTTAATTGTCATGatttatcaaatttattttaaactttaaattataaaatttataaatctCAACCGAATGCAATGCATTCttaataagttaaaaaaaatattaaggagtttattctttttatcaatacaaaatttttatattataaaatttaaaatttagaatttagtttttaatatttaaaattggaTGAGTATGATTTTTGttcttaatatttataatttttttaaatatcgataatatttaatttgattcaattttattttttaaaattttttatttattccattttattcttaatatgtTTGATTTGTGTCAAAGCTacttttgaatatttttaatttttcttctaATGTTTTACATagatttaatatttaaaataattttaatacaaattaaaaatattaaaaataaaattaacattaaaaatattataaaacaataaaaaattatactttatcttaaattttattgattgctCGAGTTAAtgttgaaagaaagaaagaaaagggagatAATTGGGTTGGGTAAAATACAGAGGAAAATGCTAATGAAATCCATCTTCTTATCCCCGAAGCTTTCTGGCCAATAGGAGAATGACAGCTGTCATCATTGCTCAATAAGCACAAAACAGAAAGCGAAACtgaaactgaaacttaaattgaaACCGAAGCTGAAACTGCAACTACTCTTCTCCGAGCATGGCGTCGTCCACGCTGGGCACTTTCTCCGTTGCGCTCCTTTCTTCAACTTAcccttcttcttcatcaaaccATTCCTTTCAATCTCTGTCCCTCACATCAGGCCGCAAGTTGTACGGAGGAATAGGAATCTGTCGTATCAAGGGAACCTCTCAATTTTCTGTTGCCAGCGTTGCCACTGAAGTCAACTCTGTTCAACAGGTACGTAACGTAATTCTCATCACCAATTTTGAAACCTACTCCATAGCATTTTGCTTTCATTCTTCTCATTCTACTTGCACCACAGCGTTTTGTTCATCTTGTTGATACTTGATAGTATGTTGCTAATCAATTTACTTGTTTCATGGCAACTATAAAATTTTCATATCCAGGCTCAGAAGATTGCTGCTAAAGAAAGCCAGAGGCCAGTGTATCCATTTCCTGCAATAGTTGGACAGGATGAGATGAAGCTTTGCCTTCTCCTTAATGTGATTGATCCCAAGATTGGAGGTGTCATGATCATGGGGGATAGAGGCACTGGTAAATCCACAACTGTCAGGTCATTGGTAGATTTGCTTCCTGAAATCATGGTTGTTGCCGGCGACCCTTATAACTCAGACCCAGAGGATCCAGAGTTCATGGGCATTGAAGTCCGAGAGCGAGTCCTGAAAGGAGAGAGCCTTCAGGTTGTCTTAAGCAAGATTAACATGGTTGATTTGCCATTGGGAGCTACAGAAGATAGAGTCTGTGGAACAATTGACATTGAGAAAGCCTTAACTGAGGGTGTTAAGGCCTTTGAACCTGGGTTACTAGCTAAAGCTAATAGGGGAATCCTATATGTGGATGAGGTTAATCTTCTGGATGATCACTTGGTGGATGTCTTGTTGGATTCTGCTGCTTCTGGTTGGAACACGGTGGAGAGAGAAGGTATCTCAATCTCACATCCTGCTCGCTTTATCCTAATTGGCTCGGGCAACCCTGAAGAAGGGGAGCTCCGGCCGCAACTGCTGGATAGGTTTGGAATGCATGCTCAGGTGGGGACTGTTAGGGATGCTGAGCTTAGAGTGAAGATTGTTGAGGAGAGAGCTCGATTCGACAAAAACCCAAAGGAGTTCCGGGACTCTTACAAAGCCGAGCAGGAGAAGCTCCAGACACAAATTTCCTCAGCAAGGAGTTCGCTTTCGTCTGTTCAAATAGACCAAGACCTCAAGGTGAAAATCTCAAAGGTTTGTGCAGAGTTGAATGTGGATGGTTTGAGAGGAGACATAGTCACAAATAGAGCTGCAAAAGCTCTGGCTGCTCTGAAGGGAAGAGACAAGGTGATTGCAGAGGATATTGCTACTGTGATCCCTAACTGCTTGAGACATCGTCTTAGAAAGGATCCATTAGAGTCAATAGACTCGGGTGTTCTTGTCATTGAGAAATTTTATGAGGTATTTAGCTGAGGGTGAGGGTCTATTTGCTATGGTATCTGATGAGCATATTACTACATTATTCTGAAGTTTTCCCTTATTATTTATTTGGGGATTTTTCATTGTTCTAAACATTTGCAAGATTCAGAAACTCCATGTAAACAGGAAATTTTATATTCATCTGTGTCTGTAACTTGCTAGAGGTATTCTGCTAAGTTTATGTACCATAGTGAGGGAAATATGATTGGCGAAGTTTTAAGCTTTTCAGAGGACTCGACAAGAGTTGAACTTTAGTGCTTGTTAGCATATGGGGGTATTCACTCTAACCTTTTCTGCCGAGTTATCTACTTATTCTATTGAATTTGGTTACATAGTTTTCTTCAGTTTGACTATTATTTTATACAAGACACAGCAAATTCAGTGTTTGAGAGTATATGTTTGTATATGCTAGCTTTTATGATTCCCTAAGCAGTATCAATTTTAAAGTGTATTAAGCTAGGATGCTAACTTTCAACACAATTCCCTTATCATAAACTAGGTTAAATACCATAACATTCAACACAATATACATAAGAAAGCattaataacacaaaataaTGTGCACTTTGTCAGCAGGG
This sequence is a window from Arachis stenosperma cultivar V10309 chromosome 10, arast.V10309.gnm1.PFL2, whole genome shotgun sequence. Protein-coding genes within it:
- the LOC130957887 gene encoding magnesium-chelatase subunit ChlI, chloroplastic-like, whose translation is MASSTLGTFSVALLSSTYPSSSSNHSFQSLSLTSGRKLYGGIGICRIKGTSQFSVASVATEVNSVQQAQKIAAKESQRPVYPFPAIVGQDEMKLCLLLNVIDPKIGGVMIMGDRGTGKSTTVRSLVDLLPEIMVVAGDPYNSDPEDPEFMGIEVRERVLKGESLQVVLSKINMVDLPLGATEDRVCGTIDIEKALTEGVKAFEPGLLAKANRGILYVDEVNLLDDHLVDVLLDSAASGWNTVEREGISISHPARFILIGSGNPEEGELRPQLLDRFGMHAQVGTVRDAELRVKIVEERARFDKNPKEFRDSYKAEQEKLQTQISSARSSLSSVQIDQDLKVKISKVCAELNVDGLRGDIVTNRAAKALAALKGRDKVIAEDIATVIPNCLRHRLRKDPLESIDSGVLVIEKFYEVFS